TCCTTGATCACGCGGACGACGGCGCGCGCGTTATGGGGCCGATGCTCGGGATCCTTGGCGAGTAGGGCCATGATCAGTTTTTCGAGTGTCGCTGGCACTCCTGCCACCCGGGCCCGCGGCGGCGTGGGCGCCTTGTTCTGGTGAGCTTGGGCGAGAGCGACGGGATCGGCGCGGGTGTCGCCGAAGGGTGGCCATCCAGTGACCATTTCGTACATCACGCAGCCCAGTGAGTACAGGTCGCTGCGTTCGTCGCCAGGCTCGGCGCAGCACCGGACAGTAGGGCGTAGACGACCCGCTCGTCCAGGCCGGTTGCCTCGACGTCTTTCGACCGGGCGGGTCCAGGCCCGCGACACGAGGTCGAAGCGGCGCTGGGCCTGCTGGGCCTGCCGGTGGTGTGCGGTCAGGCAGAACCGGATCCAGGGCCGGGTGTCCCGCTCGGGCTCCAATGCGGGCCGCCCACCTCCAGAACCTGGTAATAGCCCACCTCCAGGACCTGGCAATAGGCGTACGTGTTCTGTCCCCGGCCGAGCCACTCCTCGATGGAGGAGACCTCGGGTGACATCAGGGCCTCGCGGGAGAACACGAGGCTGGACAGGGCGCGGGACATGCGTCCGTTGCCGTCCTTCCAGGGGTGGATCTTGACGGGGTTGAGGTGGGCCATGGACGCGCGGGCGGGGGCCGTCGGGGCTGGTGACGTAGACGGGGTCGTCGCGCCAGCGGCCATGGCGCTTGTCGAGATGGTGGCCTTGCAGCATGAAGCGCAGGCCGTTGAGCAGGCCGGCGTCGTACCGGAAGTCGTCACCGGCGTCGGCGAGGGCCTGGATGTAGGTCATACCGCGGCTGGTAGCACTCCAGCTCGGCACGCGTCTTCTCCCCGGTCTCCAGCGGTTCCTCGCCGGACATGAGGGCTTCCATCGACTGTTGCGGCGTATCCCTCGATGGTGTTCGAAGCGTGTGGCACGCGGCCTGCTCGCCAGGCGCCCGTCTCGCCGGGGTGCGGTCGGCGGCACTGACATGCGCCGGGCGGCGGGTAGTTCCGCTACGAGGCTCGGAATCAACGCTGCCCGCTGCCCGCCCAGGTTCACCGACAGCGAGCAGCGGACCAGGCGGGGTCACATCACGCGACGGCGGTGCCCTCGAGTTCGACCATCTGGCCAGGGATCGCCAGGCGCGTCACGCCGAGCATGGTGGTGGTGGGACATCCGGAGGCTGTGCACCGGCGCGAAGGACGAACTGGTCGCCAAGCGCCGGTGCATGTCCGTCCGTACCCTGCGTCGCCGCATCGCCGACATGCTCGGCGCCCGACGTCGACGTCGAGGGCGAGAACCTGCGTCGGCGACTCGCCTCCCGAACCGACCCGAACCAGGACCCCGACAAGGACAAACAGCTGATCCACGGCTGAATCCACTCCCGAGCCGACCGTCCCGCAGGGGACGACTCGGCTCGGGGCCGTCCGCCCGACGTGGCTGAACCCACCCCTGAGCCGCGCTCCTGGTTGCTGACCCGCAGAGCAAGCGCGCCCCCGCCGCCACTGTCCCCACGGCTGAGCCGTCTCCGCCTGCCCGCACGGCTGAGCCGAGCCCCTCCCCAGCCGCGCCCGCTTTCCCGCGCGGCGGTACCCCGAGGTCGAAGGGCGGCCTCGCTCAGCCGTCCGTCACCGTCCGGCACGCCTGCGCGTACCCCTGCACCAGTGGTCGCCCCCCGTCCTCCTTGCGCCAGGCCAGCACGTATCTGCTCGGCCCGATCCCGCGCACCGGCCGGGTGACCACCCCGCCCAGGGAGATCAGAGGGGCGTTGCCGGCCGCCACGAGGCAGATGCCCAGGCCCGCGACGAGGGCCTCGTACGTCTCCTCCGTGCCGGCGATCTCCGCGCCGATGCGGGGAGGGCGGCCGGAGCGTTCGTCCAGCGCGAGCCAGAAGTCGCGCAAGGGGCCCGCGCTCGGCGGCAGGGCGAGGAACGGTTCGTCGGCCAGGTCGGTGAAGTCGACCTCCTCGCGGGCGGCGAGCGGATGGCTGTCGGGGAGGGCGACCAGGCGGGGTTCCTCGGCGACCACGGTCCATCCG
This portion of the Streptomyces canus genome encodes:
- a CDS encoding Fic family protein is translated as MAAGATTPSTSPAPTAPARASMAHLNPVKIHPWKDGNGRMSRALSSLVFSREALMSPEVSSIEEWLGRGQNTYAYCQVLEVGYYQVLEVGGPHWSPSGTPGPGSGSA